The genomic region GTGCACACTTCAGGTCACACCAGCAACCCCTGGCCCCGCTAGGAGCACTGGTGCGTGATTTTCAATTCAATTGGGTATTCGAGTGGAGACCGCCCCGATCAAGACACTAGTGGGTGCACCACCAGGTTTGAATGTAACATCCTCAAGTTTGATCATAAAGAGTGTCAGATGTAGTGTAACTGTTGTTACAAAGGTCAGTGCCATGTCATTAAGATCCCTCGTAACAGAAGTGCGAGAATCTATATGGTTACCGCAAATACCGAGCCAACATGAGAGATATTGATATCTCTGTGACATTGTATTCACGATCATAAAATTCTCAAGTTTGAATGTAAAAAGTGTCAGATATAACATAAATGTTCTTACAATAGTCACTAGGTTGTCACGTACGACCCCTCTGTAACAGACATGTGTGAATCTAGGTGGTTACCGTAAATACTGAGCCAACGTGAGAGATGTGGATATCACTGGGACATGGTATTCATGGTTGTAAAATTCTCATGTTTTAGCATAAATAGTGTTAGATATAGCATAAACGTGGTCACAATGGTCATCACGATGTCACATAGGACCCCCACGCAACAAACATGAACAAATCTTGGTGGTTACTATAAATAACGAGTCAACGTGAGGCATATGGATTTCTTTAGAGCGTGGTATTCATGATCATAAAGTCTTCAAGTTTGAGTGTAAATAATGTTAGTTGTAGCATAAATGTTATTACAATGGTCAGCGCGATGTCACGTATGACCCCTCATAATAGACATATGCGAATATAGGTGGTTACTGAAAATACCGAGCCAGCGTGAGAGATATGGATATCTCTGGAACATCGTGTTCATGATCTTAAAATTCTCAACGAAAGGCACAAATAATGCAATGGTAGGCGTGAACACAATCATGGAAGGCATAAAAAGTGCTTCCCGCGTCCGGCGGTGGAGGTCGTGCGGGAGGGGTGGAGAGGTGGGCGGCATGGCCTCCTCCTCGGCGGAACCAGCCGCCTCGATCGTTGCTGGCCACCTCATTGAATGAGCCATGAGCCACGTCGCCAGATCTGGTCGCCATGGGGTGCCTCCTTGCTGGATCAGCCCGCCATGTGATATCCTGTCCTGGATGGATTATGTGATATCTTGGTCCAAAGCTTAATAGAATTAGtagagtactcataccaacaaggtatGTCTTCTTTTTGGAAGCCCATCTCAAAAGAACCTCTAGGTTAAACATGCTTGGCGTAGAACAATCTTAGGATGGGTGAGCGACCATAAAgtcttctcgggtgcgcatgagtgaggacaaagtgcacacaaaagacttgtgttgaTTTGTGTTAATGGTCTATGATCCTAGAGGGCTGTGAGGAGTAAGTACCATCAGTCCGGAAGTGGACGGAGTTTTTCAAATGGTATCATAGTCGTCCCTCGCGGTTTCACGAGCATGTGTGAGCTAGGAGTTCAGGCATATGGTGCATCATGCATGTGGGACAGAGTGGTCACATCGCATGGTATATGACGACACTTGACACACATACATGGCCAAGAGGGGGAGGTTTCTgggttggggttgaccgacgaggacgttggTCTTCTAAGGGGGATTGTCATATCCTGGCCCATGTGGATTATGTGATATCTTGGTCTAAGACTCAATAGAATTAGTAGAGTACTCATACAAATAAGGTGCATCTTTTTTTCGAAAGtctgtctcgaaagaacctctaggTTAAGCGTGCTTAGCCTAGATCAATCTTGAAATAGGTGACACGCCACCTCCTTATCGAGCCACCAGGGGATCCGGTCGCCAAGGGATGCCTCTCTCGCTAGATCGACCCACCACGTCCTTGTTGAGCCGCCAGGGCATGACTAGCTACGCCTGTAGCCACCAGAGGCCTGACTCAGCGCTCACCACCGGTTACTACACGCTTGCCCGTGCCGCGGTCAAACCTGCATTGTCGCGCTGCCGCCACAGCTCGCAACCGAGCCTTGATGTCGCGCCGAACGACAAGCCTCACACTCACGTTGGCCCGTAGCCACCGGCCCACCGTCAGGTGTTTGGCGCTTGCACCGCCGTCGTCGAACCATACCACTCGCTTGTGCCTCGCTCAACTGCCACAGTTGAAACCCTAATCTCTAGTAGTCTCTGCTATGTTTTATAGACGACCTGGAGCCTAGGTTTGCTTGAGGTGGAGATTCCTCTAGTTATTAAAAACACGAGACTcataatatacaatatatataacCTTCTTGTAGAAAACACTATATTGTCTCCACTCAAATCATTAAGCCAAAGCTCACATCCATAAAAAAGTCTCGTGTTGGTTTAAATCACGCAATCAATCACCTCAACAAGTCCAAAAAGATCTCCCAAATTCTCCCAACAAACCCCAATAAAGCCAAAACCAAAAAGTTCCTTCATGTCCAATCGCAGAGGCTTTCACCCAATTCATATTCATAGTAGTAGCGAAAAGGATAACCAAGCACGATGCTTGGTCTTTGGCTGCCCACATCATTCAGACACCGAAACAAAAAACAAAACAGATAAGAAGATCCCAAACATTATATAAATAATAATATAAAGTTTTTTATTCGGAAATTTCTTTGATATTTTCCTCTCACCTGACTGTACTACTACCTCAGCCTTTGACTCCCCACGCCCACGGTGCACCCACATCACCTCGTTAAAAAGATCCCAAACGCACGCGCTCCACGCACACACACACCCTATACGCGCCGTCATGGCCCTCTCTATCATCCCGAGTACAAGCAGCGGGGAGCACGCTGCGGCGTCAGCATCGGCCACGGCCACGACCACGACGAAGCTGGGTCAGCTGAACGCGGCGGTGGAGCGGTCATGGGTGGGGCGACGGTTCCGCCTCGCAGCGCGCGGGACTACGTTCACCACGGAGCTGCGTGCCGGCACGGCCACGTTCCTCACCATGGCTTACATCCTCGCCGTCAACGCATCCATCCTCTCCGACTCCGGCGCCACGTGCACGGTGGACGACTGCGACGTGCCGTCCCCAGGGTGCAAGTTCCCGCCCGTGGACCCCGGGTACGCCGCTTGCGTGGCGCGCGTCCGCCGGGACCTGATCGTGGCCACCGCGGCGTCGTCCGTGATCGGGTCCTTCATCATGGGCGCCTTCGCCAACCTCCCCATCGCGCTAGCACCCGGGATGGGCACCAACGCCTACTTCGCCTACACGGTTGTCGGCTTCCACGGCTCCGGCACGCTCCCCTACCGCACGGCGCTCGCGGCGGTCTTCCTCGAGGGCCTCATCTTCCTCTTTATCTCCATCGTGGGCTTGCGGTCCAAGCTCGCGCAGTTCATCCCCACACCTGTGCGGATCTCGGCGTCCGCGGGGATCGGGCTATTCCTGGCGTTCATCGGGCTGCAGAGCAACGAGGGCGTGGGGCTCGTGGGGTTCAGCTCGTCGACGCTGGTCACTCTGGGTGCGTGCCCAGCGTCGCAGCGCGCGTCTGTGGCGCCAGTGCTGACGTTCCCCAACGGCACGGTGGCGCTGATGCCGGGTGGCACCGTTTCCGGCGGCATACTCTGCCTCTCGGGGCGAATGACCTCCCCGACGTTCTGGCTGGCCGTCGTGGGGTTCCTCATCATCGCCTTCTGCCTCATCAAGCGCGTTAAGGGCGCTCTGATCTACGGCATCCTGTTCGTGACCTTCGTGTCCTGGCCGCGCCACACCGCCGTCACCGCGTTCCCGGACACGCCCGCCGGCGACGACAGCTTCCACTACTTCAAGAAGGTGTTCGACGTGCACCGGATTCGGTCCACGGCCGGCGCGCTCGACTTCAGCGGCATCGGCCAGGGCTACTTCTGGGAGGCGCTCTTCACCTTCCTCTACGTCGACATCCTCGACACAACCGGCAGCCTATACACCATGGCGCGGTTCGCCGGATTCGTGGACGATGCGACGGGAGAGTTCGAGGGCCAGTACTTCGCCTTCATGTCCGACGCGACGGCCATTGTGTTTGGCTCGCTCCTGGGCACGTCCCCAGTTACGGCGTTCATCGAGTCGTCGACGGGGATCCGAGAGGGCGGCCGGACGGGGCTGACGGCGCTCACGGCGGCGATCTACTTCGCGGCGGCGCTGTTCATCACGCCGGTGCTCGCTTCGATCCCGTCTTGGGCGGTCGGGCCGCCGCTGGTGCTGGTTGGCGTGATGATGATGCGTGCGGTGGCGGAGGTGGACTGGGACGACATGCGGCAGGCCGTGCCGGCGTTCCTAACACTAGCGCTCATGCCGCTCACCTACTCCATCGCCTACGGACTCATCGGCGGTATCGCCTCCTACATGCTCCTCCACTCGTGGGACTGGGCGTGCCAAGCGACCAGGAGGCTCGGCTGCCTCAAGAAGGGCGGAGGCGGCGCCGACAGCACTAATGGCGGCGTGGCAGAGCAGAGCGTGGAAGAGCAGAGAAAGGATATGGAATCGGCATAACATTTCTTTCGCCTTTTTGTCCTCTCTGCCTTtcaaatttcttattttttagGGAATTTAGGTACTTCGGTCAACCTCAATGGCCATTGTTTCATTTTACAGTTTTTAACAGTGCTACGTCAGGTCCATAAGATAGTTTTATGTTGCGGTTTCATAGCCCATACTGAACCTTTGACAGGGCGTAAATTAATAGAGGAACTAGGGTAGATGATTACATGACAGTCAACTGaactactacaagaagaaagtATATCTCCCAGTTTCCTTCTTGTACACCACCTTCTCCTTGTACATTACCTTCAAAAGTTACACAGAAATCAGCTTACGTTCAGGAATATAAGTTTCAGGATAGAGCCTGTGCATCTGATTGCCAAAGAACCCATGTAACTGGAGTGAGGTTCATGTTTTTTCACGCCCTTGGTTTATTCTTTCTTTCACAGGTACAAAAACAAAATGTATAGCAGAGAATTTGGATTCGGAATTGCAAGGGGGGAAAAGAAACTACTTGGCCAATAAGATGTAGAGGAGAGCAGACGCAAGATCAAAACATGAACAATCCTCACTTTTTTGCTCACTTGTTGACCTGCGGATTCACAGAATTACAGAAACTATAGCAGCCAAATTATTGCGGTTCTAGAGTGGATCCCGCAGAGCTTTCAAACTGGGCGGTGCCGGTGGCGGCTGCCGCAGGACAGGAGCCGTGCCGAGGTTGCTCGCCGCCGGATGTCCTTGTCGCGCTTCTGTCGGATTTGGTATGTGACGGGACGAAGGGGATCCAGCCATCCAGGGCACATGCAGATGATGCTGGATTCGGGAGATTGAGAGAAGATGGCAGCAGAGGGAGGCGCTGGTGTAAAGCCGCAGCAGATCGGAGAAAGTGACGCAGATGAAACGATTAGGCTCTCTTGGAACAACGTTGGGATTGGCCTGAATAGGAGCTCGGAATTTCATGAACAAATGGTCGTCTATTTTATTTTAAAAATATATAGTCATGTACATCCTGAGACATAAGTCAACCTTTTGGCATAAATTGTTCCCGAGGACAATCAGAGTAAAAAAACTAGAGGTGTTTTCTATATTTTACGACCAAATTTACCAAACAAATTGCACACAGACTTAATACACCATAAAAAGTAATAACTCATATCATCGGATAAACTCATCTCCCTTAGTAAATACACTGGataatattatttggatcatctctCCTCTTCCTCTAGCAACTCTATTGCCCCTAGTCTCCTCCCACCCTATGTCCCCTCCCCCACACTCACGTTGACGTTAACAAACTTAATACACCATAAAAAGTAATAACTCATATCATCGGATAAACTCATCTCCCTTAGTAAATACACTGGataatattatttggatcatctctCCTCTTCCTCTAGCAACTCTATTGCCCCTAGTCTCCTCCCACCCCATGTCCCCTCCCCCACACTCACGTTGACGTTAACATCTTGCCTCACATCGTTGTTGTCGACCCCTCACCTCCCTTTTTCAAGATCGTAGTGTTAGCATATGCTATATGCTAGTCTCACTAAtttataccactatataatccaccTGTTTAAACTTTACAAAACCCAACCAACGAAAACATCCCCACACTCATAACCTCCATTAAATCGACCAAACAAATTGCATCAAGACTTAACATACCATCAAAAACAATAATTCAGATCGCTGGATAACCCTCTCTCCCTTACTCACTCAAATACAATAGACATTATTATTTGGATCGATATGCTCTTGGGTAAACCTAGATCTCGCCTCCTAGGAGGGATCACGTCTGTGAGGAGAGATTGTTGGGTTGCttcaggatcgataggccaccaaAAACGCCTCTAGATGGCGTAGAGTCGAGGATAGGTGAAGATTGAGATTATGGAACTACAACTAAAGCTATGGTACTAGACCTAAGGCATGAAGATAAGTAATATAAATAGATTGGTTCGATTGGATTGTGTATGTCTCAATCAGTCATACCAAAAGTAATTATACCCCCAGTGTCTTTCGAGAAACAATAGATTTCATAGGTCGCCTTGTTCCTAAAATAAGAAGTCTATCTTGATGCAAGTCACCGACTCTTTCAACCAAACAATATAGCCATTTAATAGAATTCTAATGCATGAAGGTCGTTTAGGATTGCATCTTCTTTAGCCATGACTATCTGGTCAATATGTCAAAAGGTACAAAACTGTGGTGCCCCTAGCCCGAATAATCAAATGGACTACGCAAGTAATACGAATTCATTGCTGCACTATGCCAAACCCGAGCATGACAAAACATAGGCAATGTCCCCTAAGACAGATGAGTAGATGACATTTGCCGCGCCACTTCTCGGGCCGGTTTAGCTTGTCTTTGTCTCTACATAGATCGTTTCTTTCCTGCAGACGACTTTGATTGTTTTGTTGGTCGACTATGTAGATCAAAATTTTTTATATATTTAGAGAGAAGCTGATCGAGTGTAGGACCAGATTTAGCATACTTACCCCAAGCCTTAGTGCGATCCTACTTCTCGGTCCGAGATTCACCTCTGTCACATGGGGTTGTTGATCTATTCTTGACAGTATCAGACTGTTGGATTCTATGCTTCGGACTTTCTAAACACTAGAATTTTTGGTGATAACTACAAAATTATCcaatgttgtcggcgtttcgagaccagggggtccctgggccgacgagtgaatgtcgccgcgtgccccagcccagatgggtcgagcgcgagggcgagcgcgaaggggggaagagcgaggcggccggagaccggcgtgagagaggtgggaatcccgcggccttcgtgttcgtcccgcacctaggtcgggtgcgcttgcagtagggggttacaagcgtccacgcgggagagggagcgagcggccccaagcgagcgcctattctcgtcctcgtccccgcgcggtcaaccctctctaagagggccctggtccttccttttataggcgtaaggagaggatctaggtgtacaatggggggtgtagtagagtgctacgtgtctagcgggggagaactagcgccctaagtacatgtcgtcgtggcagacggagagattttggcacccagctggtgtgatgtcgtggccgtcggaggagcgatggagcctggcggagggacagctgtcggagcggttgggtccttgaaagttccctttgacccgggaacaggatctggatgtcgcctagaggggggggtgaataggcgaataaaacttattactttaaaacttaaattcttactctactcgaagacttagtacgcagtggaatgagaagactcttcgagtaggtcgcagcggaatggaagatcctgtctcaatatgtcctgcacttcaaatcaagcttataacacagataagtattgaagtgcagatataaaaactagtaaggcagagagtcaggatagaacagagcacacagacgcaagggtttatcccgaggttcggccaagcctgaaatgcttgcctagtcctcgttggagttagccacacctgggcttggagtctatttcaactccttcctccgtttgctcagatctgtcaatatgacagatagagcctttcactattgagtggggttacaacagaaccgcggctgcttacaaacttcttggcagcactccggcagagtaacgatacgctcaagaccttgctctagctctaagcagcacttctcctctctctaaaggcttatagctgtgccttctacacaaactatagagttacacacacgagggagagtgagaattgattcgagtgatgtctacacttgttggctgcacttatattctgcttgaggcgcctaggggtcccttttataggcacaaggggcctaggagccgttggaagcaaaccaggaaggcaaatcttgccttctgtcgggtggcgcaccggacagtccggtgcacaccggacactgtccggtgcccgatttctttccttctatggcgaagccgaccgttggcagtcttggagcagttggcgcaccggacatgtccggtgcgcaccggacagtccggtgcccccatttgaccgttggctcgtccacgtgtcacgcgcggattgtgcggccgaccgttgcccaagccgactgttggctcaccggacagtccggtgtacaccggacagtccggtgaattatagccgatcgtcgccagacttctcccgagagcggcctgttcactggagttcagcctggcgcaccggacactgtccggtgcaccaccggacactgtccggtgcaccaccggacagtccggtgtgccagactgagctgccttggctgtacatagccaggccctttgcacctctcttcttttcttcttctttctgtttctaacacttagacaagtatattagtccacaaaaccaatgtactaagtatagaaacataccttctcttaaccattaaatctatagcattccacatgcttgagctttgatgttggactcataaatcatcaagttggcttgacttgatttagattgacatttcttcgctccaacatcctgcaaaggtcacatagaacatctccaaacataggaacaacccaaactaaagatcaagatgaacttagctcttttgggttgcttccagttctggttttgacacttgttctccttctagtgaccttgatctccttcttagagcttgatcttgagccttatgacttacaccacatgactgtagcttttacctcattggttgtaagtcacgtccttatgtagtgatccttgatgtgtcgtagttgttctcaactcgatcacccttgactttgcaagccttcttcttcacccttggctttgggttcctcagtctccttgaccttctcccgtgcacttggtacctcgaagctcttcttgcctcagtccttggcttgatcagtt from Zea mays cultivar B73 chromosome 6, Zm-B73-REFERENCE-NAM-5.0, whole genome shotgun sequence harbors:
- the LOC100280431 gene encoding Adenine/guanine permease AZG1 gives rise to the protein MALSIIPSTSSGEHAAASASATATTTTKLGQLNAAVERSWVGRRFRLAARGTTFTTELRAGTATFLTMAYILAVNASILSDSGATCTVDDCDVPSPGCKFPPVDPGYAACVARVRRDLIVATAASSVIGSFIMGAFANLPIALAPGMGTNAYFAYTVVGFHGSGTLPYRTALAAVFLEGLIFLFISIVGLRSKLAQFIPTPVRISASAGIGLFLAFIGLQSNEGVGLVGFSSSTLVTLGACPASQRASVAPVLTFPNGTVALMPGGTVSGGILCLSGRMTSPTFWLAVVGFLIIAFCLIKRVKGALIYGILFVTFVSWPRHTAVTAFPDTPAGDDSFHYFKKVFDVHRIRSTAGALDFSGIGQGYFWEALFTFLYVDILDTTGSLYTMARFAGFVDDATGEFEGQYFAFMSDATAIVFGSLLGTSPVTAFIESSTGIREGGRTGLTALTAAIYFAAALFITPVLASIPSWAVGPPLVLVGVMMMRAVAEVDWDDMRQAVPAFLTLALMPLTYSIAYGLIGGIASYMLLHSWDWACQATRRLGCLKKGGGGADSTNGGVAEQSVEEQRKDMESA